A region from the Diadema setosum chromosome 13, eeDiaSeto1, whole genome shotgun sequence genome encodes:
- the LOC140236626 gene encoding uncharacterized protein — MSTKRIGVGCAVVNRLLYAVGGFDGVNRLNTVECYHPENDEWTMVTPMQTRRSGAGVTSLDGYIYAVGGYDGMSQLSSMERYDVENDRWEFMSSMNSRRSALSVDVVGGKVYALGGYDGQDFLSSVECYDPGTNTWTVVTNMCTGRSGAGVAVGMEPCKTGMCGGAGNSNR, encoded by the exons ATGAGCACAAAACGTATCGGAGTCGGGTGCGCTGTGGTCAACCGGCTACTCTACGCTGTGGGTGGCTTCGATGGGGTCAACCGACTCAACACGGTAGAGTGCTACCACCCGGAGAATGATGAGTGGACGATGGTGACCCCCATGCAGACCAGACGCAGTGGGGCAG GAGTAACCAGTCTGGATGGCTACATCTACGCCGTGGGCGGTTATGACGGCATGAGTCAGCTAAGCAGCATGGAACGCTATGACGTCGAGAACGATCGCTGGGAGTTCATGTCCTCCATGAACTCGCGGCGGAGCGCCCTCAGTGTTGATGTGGTCGGCGGCAAAGTTTATGCTCTTG GTGGCTATGACGGGCAAGACTTTCTGTCATCTGTGGAGTGCTATGACCCGGGCACCAACACGTGGACAGTGGTGACCAACATGTGCACGGGCCGGAGCGGGGCGGGAGTGGCCGTCGGCATGGAGCCCTGCAAGACGGGGATGTGCGGCGGGGCGGGGAACTCGAACCGGTGA